Genomic DNA from Vicugna pacos chromosome 14, VicPac4, whole genome shotgun sequence:
ATAGAAGTGGTACGAAGCAAATATGTCAATCTACAGAGAAGGCAGTGTGTTAGCAACAAAGGGAGAAGGAAGGTGTTATGTGGCTTTGAAGGAGAGACACGTGGCTGGGGTAATCCAAGAAAAGCTGTGAAGTGGGAAAGAGAATTTGAGGACCTTAAAGGATGAGTAATACTTGGTAGCagacaaaaactaataaaaaaaaaattcagggagAGAACTTTGTGTAGTCCAGGTTAGCTAGAGTACTGTGAAGAGGCTGAACATGGGGGAAATGGTTTAAATGTTGATACAGCCTAATGTGGAGAGCCTTGAACTGAAGTCTTTAGCCTTAAGAGTCGCCTTTGGAGACCCACCGATAGTTTTGTGTCAATGTATTGAGCAAGGAGACAATGAAATAGTAAAATGAATTAGGCTACTGCAGCCATACAGATGAGCACTGACGACAGTCTGGCTTAGAGTGGTGGTCATGTGAACAAAAAGGGGCACAATCAGTAGTACTTTTGAGACCGAGAACCCAGGATCTGGCAAAAGAAAGCAAATGGATTCAGAAGGGGTACAGAAAAGCTAATGCTGGAGGAGAAAGGATTTAAAGATAATCCCAGAGCTGGTTTGTCCAGGACAAGGTTTCTCCACCTGAGCACTACTGACATTGTAGACCAGACCATAGCAGGATGGTAGCAgcccctctctcccacctccgAGACGCCAgtagcacccccaccccaagccaaAAGTTTCCAGATGTTGCCAAATATCCCCTGGAAGTCAAAATCACCCCTACTGAGAGCCACTGGTCTAAGTGAATGGTTGAGCCATTAATCGGGGCCTCCAGAGGCCAGCACCTGGATGGATCTTTGGCCGTACCTCAGACTTGGCATTGCACATTTCCCCTTGCAAGACGTGTCAATTCTGTGCAGAAGAGATGGGCCCTTTTCACAAGTGTCTATTTTGACCTTAGACATAGCACTCATACCTTATTTTCGGAATTAAATGTTCCCCACTCATGGCTAAGTATACAGTTCTCAAATAAGCTATTTCATCAATCAGGAACAGTTTCTTGataactgaggggaaaaaaatcaactttaaatgACCTTCCATTTATCCCTATACTTGTAGTAGTATCTTTGGTCATCCACATTACAAACAGCTTAATTTGCAAACTTGAATATTATAGCTATATAGCCTGGTTACTAAGCTTTCAGATCTATTTCTTCACTGTACTTGTACATTATAGTctgctttatagtaagtcttcccctgtattttcctttttcccattgGTTTCACTTCTGGTTTACAATATTAATATTTCTCAACTGATTTACACTTAATAGATCAGGACTCTTATTTGTCAgttctggatttttgtttttaatattttgatcagtcttgttttaaaatttcaaatggtAAGTATTGATTAattatatactattttttaaaatttaggccTTGTTCAAGAAATGTAGTCAAAAAGTAGTATACACTGCGTGATATGGAAGTTTTGATTATGTAGTTGTACATGATTTCATTCTGTAAAATACATGGTTTAGATTTGCTACCTAGGTTTTTGTTCTTTATGCAttacttagaaatattaacaaaAACACCGTGGCTTCACCAGGGCAGGAGGAACGAGGGACCTCAAAAATCTGTCAGCCTCCCAGGCCACCTTGACTGTCTGAAGGGCCTAACATTAGGGCAGTAGAGGAGCCAGGAAAAGGAGTATAGAATTTCTATACTTTCTTAGTATAGAAATCCTCTGCTCCTACAAACTTAGAAATACAGCATCAGCCTCATCTCATTTTTGTGTCCTTAACAGGGAATACAGAAACATAGTTTAATATATAACTCATTACCATCTAGTCCCGTACAAGTGACATCTGAACTTCTCAAGGCAAAATTAAGTGCCCTCGCTCTGCCAAGATACAGCATAGATGTTAGTCCCACCACTTAGtccttatttttcattctctcctTAATCGGAGGTAATTAATCAACTTCCCCCACATTATGAAACTCCAATTATTTTCTAGTGAGGCTTTTGCTGTAACAGgccttcagtaaatatttcttgaatgaaagTTACTTCATTCTAAAAACAATGTTCAGGGTTCCCATTATATGAAAATGTTATCCTATCCCTTAGTTGAGATTTATTAAAAGATTAGGTGAGTAGATGTGTACATTCTATAAAACTGACTTAACTTACTATATAGTAagtgctgttttccttttttaaagatgaCACTGCTCTGAAAAATTAAGAGTACTTTCTCAGGTGCACAGGAGTAAGACAAAAGTTCTGTTGTAACAAAATTCAAAGTTTAATTTTTCAAACATTAACtatattaatgaaaataaattatatttagacCACCTTCAATATTTGTACATCATCTCTATACAACTATAACAGTGCTTTCAAAAGACACTTTGTAAAGGACATTACTTTCacaattaaaatatgttttaaaaacggGAACATTAAAGAACATTAGTCTGAAATATATCTCATAATGCTGAGAGATATCTATTCTTGAACAAATTAActatatgtattaaaaataacatgGTTTTTAACTAAAGACAATTATTTCTTGTCCctttcagtgatttcctggatccaaaacaaaatctgtgtatttatttctctGAAAACATCATTTGTTGACCGTCCTTTCACTGCCATGGAATGATTTGCCTTCTCAATCCAGTGGATTTTATTAGGAGCTTGCATTTTCTGTGCCACTTTCTCCAACaagttctaaaggaaaaaaagaagaggataCTAGACTAAGGCTCTATTGGTGTTTAATAAAGATCTCTCTCCCACCCGCCTATACTGGTATCCAAGCACTAAATACCTATGCTACAGATAATTTTTGAGGCAATGGAATATGCAAGGAAATGTCCACAGAAGTGACAGTCCACATCTCTCAGATACAATAATGCCACAGAATAGATCAAGcattcattatttataataaagttATTAATTGGAGCaaaaaaattcttctaaaaatattcCCCCCCCAAAATTATATGATTGAGAAATAcactaatatttaataatatgtaCAAGTTATTTTTCTCAAGTCAATTTAATAACAAATTGAAGAATCTGCTTAGATGTTGAAAAGATAAACCAAATGTACAGTCTACTAATCCCAAATTCACAAGATTCAGGTATTAATCCTTCGTTTTCTAAATAAGAGTTAATCCATTTACCGACTCCATAAGGAGATGAATTTTGTCAGTATGCTTACATTTTCAGGTTCTCCAAAGCAACAGTGTAAAGCACAAAACTAGCATTAGTAAAATCAGCATCTTTTTAAAGAGACTAAACACTGAAGGTAATATCTGGGTCCTGAGatgttcctctctttctttctttttctctcattcacAGAAACACCAAGTTATAATTCACCTTTTCACACATTTCATCTGCTGAGCCTGACACAAACAGTACAGGATCTTTTATACGAAAGAGATCTTCATCTCTAAGTTTATGCTGCTGCTTTGGGTGGTGCAGTGGATAGGAAATACAAATGAGACCTCGAACAAAATCATCAGCATCATCTGGCTCAATATGACACATCACAGAAGCAGCTGCTCTTGACCCCATTGAACGAcctaaaatcaattaaaattaaattcagtttGAAATATAAACATTCACATAAAGTAGTGGTGATTATGATGTGGCAAATCAGATTTCATTTACTATTTCATAACATGTTGCATATCAACAAATACTTAACTACAAAAGGTGGCAATTAACAAGCTGCAATACCCATAATGGACACCAACAGCCATGTGAAGAGGTAAAACCTGATCCTaagccaaatttttaaaaattacttttctgaaaaatacttcaACAGGTGAAGACAATCCTTGTGAAGGAATCATTTGAAAGAAGGTGATTCAgggatataaataaatggaaacatctTTGGGTTACAGTATATATGAgatttaaatttactttaaatattaaaGCGCCTTGATGTTATACATGGGAGTGACTtaccaaaacaaaaaatcctTAAGTCATTTCCTGTCATTAATTTTGAAACAAGTTTTCACAAGTGTTGCAACTTACCTCCAAGGAAAACACCTGCAAGTCTGTATTCTCCTGAGGTCTTTAGGTAATTCTAGAAAAATTGACCAAAAAATTATCAATTCTCTTACAAAATGTTCCAATGGAAAACCAATACATTATTTGTCATCATTACTGAAATGAAAATCTTTGCAAAGCCAACCATGAAATCTTAAGGAATTCTTTAAAGAGGTAACCAATTCTGTGCTCTCCTGGTCATATCTTCACTATCAAATCATGTATTAGGTAATACAGGCAAATACATACCAAAAAAACACAGCCTAAAAAAATTCaagtactaaaatattttaaaaatatttttaaaattatggggAAAAAGCCAGTAAAAGCTTCCAACTAATATAAAAGTTAATAATACTACTGACATCTAACTTAAGGCTCTGAAAAACTTAGCAAGCTTAAAACAATTTGGATTAAAAGATATATCAGACTTGTTTTATCCGGAGATTTTACACTTTCTAAATAACATACAAAAAAGCCATGCTATTTGTACATTCATTGTATAGGAGCAAAATAATCCAGAACTATATCCTAAAGTTGTATAATTTCAGTAAGAAAATTACATCATAAATAGATTCCTTGGCAGTATCATGGAGGAACATTTATGATGTGAGAGCCTATCTCCATAGAAACTAACCGATGGCAAAAAAGAGAAATCTGACCACTACACAGCCTTCATACACTGGTGAGTTTCTAAGAAAACtcattaaaagatttttaaattaaaccaaGTGACTGCTAATAAAATATGTCTtatatttattaagaattttaaaaacagaattctttcataagtaaatataaagaaattttcttACCAAAACTGATTTATATGCCTTAATTCTATGTACAATATTAAGGCCTTTACAGGTAAATCTCAGGCAAAAAAACCCATGAGATGCAAGATGGGATGCCAGTGACATCAAATGAGGAAGATTCATATCTCCTGATGCTCCATGTGTAAGAATTATTCCATATGTTAAGCTCTTGTTAGGTACCAAACAAACAGCATCTAGTAATCTATTTCCAAAAGGTATTTTTAGTTTAACCTGAAATTCAAGAGAATAAAGGGATAAAAAATTACTTCCTTGCTTATTCAGACATATGAATATATTTGTTCTGAGAGACCCATGATTCAAGTCATAGCCTCCGAATAAAAAGCAATGATATTAACAGTAGCTAATATTTAAGAAGTACTTATTGTGTGTCAGGTACTATTATAACtgctttatatgtattaattaatttaacCTTCCTATTACACCTGCAAGTACtgttattatctccactttataaATGAGAACACTGAAAAGCACAGTATGTTACATAATGTGCCCAAGGTTATATATCCACTAGCTAGGATCTATACTCAGACAGTCTACTCCAAAGTCCTTACTCTTAACCACTAATGCTATACTGTCTCTCACAGTACAAGTTGAAAACAAATTACTATGGAGCCAtatgacttcaaaaaaaaaaaaaaaaaaagaaggaacccTGAAAATGCGGAACAGATGAAAATATGTATTACCTCCGTATGACTcattttcactgttgaataaCAAACTTAAAGTGCATTACATCTGAGAAGCAAAGGACATCTCCCTGAAAAGAAGATTCTGTTGTGAAAGGTGGGTAGGCAGacatagatattttaaaagaactatGAATGAACACATTCAGTAGCTAAAGCAAACACATTTAGAACTAATCCTCTAAGAACTGGTGTCTTTACATGTCcattacttaattattttcattCCTATGGTCATTCAGAATTGGTTATAGGGCCAGATGTGGGGCTGGCAGATGTTATTTAAGGGAAAGCCAATGTGATACTTTAACGTGGATGCCTTAAGAAAATTAGTGTCAAAGTAGAATGCTGTATCTtgacatatattttatttcctaagcATTTTTATTCTCAAACAACTACCTTCAACTTAAATTTCACAGCATCTTTCTATTAACCCATGTCCTTTGTCATGCCCAACTCTTCCTCCCACCTTACAATGGAAGTTTACATCCACACCCTTTGTCACGTGACTTTGCAGAACATTCCACAGCAGGCAGTGTACATCTCCACCCTATTGCCTTTGGGCTTGGCTACGTGACTTGCTTTAACCAAAAGAATTTAAGTTTCAATGTGCCACTTCTGAGCTGAGGCCTGGCAAATTTCCAGAAGCACTTTTGAACTCTCGccctcagccatgaaaaagacagGCTCCAGGTATTTTTGCTTTTTCAGGCTGGGTCCCTGAATGGAACACATGGAACAGATCTGAACCCAACACTAAAGTCTGGAGTCCAGCCTAGTCCAGCCAACATCTAAACCACTGAAGAATTATGAAATGTTGACCTAAAGAACCAAGAGGATGACATGTTGTGAGCCACTGAGACTTCAGGGTTGTTATGCAGCATTTCTTTCTACTCTAAGAGATCTTTTACTGTTCAGCAGCATATTATCAACATCAAGATCTCCATTATTCATCTCTTTTCCCATTAACATTTACTAATTCACTCACTGAACAGATAACAGATACCAACAATAACAGTAGAAAAGTCTCTCCCTCATTCCACTTAAGCCTTACCACCCAGATCCCCTCTCCAAAGTCAACCAATATTACCCAATTCTGCCTCTCTCAgataatttatttacatatatatacacacctttctctttttataaaCTGGTGATGTATTTTTCTGAACCTTATCTGCCCCCACATCCAATATATATTTTGGTAATTACTCTTTTCTTTATACAATGAGcttctttcattgttttttatggctgcagAATATGCCAAGGAAGGGTTGTACATAACTTATTTCACCAACCATCTATTAATGAACATAGAGATTTCCAATCTTTTGCTAAAACAATATTGCAATGAGTGGCACTATACTTAGTATTACTTTCACATGTGTGTAGACGTATCGCTAAGATAAATTCCTGGGGAAGGAACTGATTTGTCAAGGGAAGGAATTGATGTATCAAGGGTGTattcatttgcaattattttttgtGGAATACATTTCATTTTTGAATAGGTAATATATGCACatggtaaattttaaaagaaaaaaagtgtataGTTAAATCTTACATTCTTTTCCCCAGCCACAAAGTTCCTTTCCCTTCCCAGAAGCAACCACTATGACCAACTTACTGTGTATATCTTTCCTTTAAGTATATGTGTATGTAGAACTCTCTTTCTTTGAGCCTGTAGGGTATTAGACTGGCTGCAAAAGTTCTGGGGTTTGAGTTAGAGGAGCATGATGGACTTCAGACTTCCATTGTCCCTGTTTACCTAAATGTAGCCCCGTAATTAACTGTGCCTGGGGGTCCCCTGCTTCAAAAATCCTGTTTTATGTTCTCGAGAGAATAGCCTCCAGTCTTCTAATGGGAAAGAAGCAGTAACACAAAAGTGTGAAATGGCGAATGAGATCTAGATACCTAATTACTTCTCAAACAGATTTCACCTAAAAGTAGTCTTTTGAGTCCTCTACATCCATCCTTAACACCATTAATTTCATCACCAGTTCCCAAAGTGTCTGGTGCTCctggtttctgcattcttaaGATTCTGTGGTTTATATAGCATTGTTCCACAGTATTCCCTGCTGCTGgtttaaaattaagctttctgGGGCCCCATATTTTAGTGCTATTGTTTCCTTTCCAATTTCCCCATCTTTGTGGGTCTGTGTCTTTTTACAAACCCCGATTGTAATTTTAGTGAGGTTTCAGAAGGGAAAAAATTAGATACATGTATTCAATCCACTATCTTACTCTACTGTTTCTCAGcaacttgtgatttttttttccccaggaaaacTCTACTCCCTTCCAGATTTCACGATGAACAGTCTGTCCTTCACAATCGGTGAAAACGTTCTGGACTACTTGGTAACAGTGAAACAGTCCCAGGGTATAATCCCACCGCAGCCTGATCTGGACAGTCTAGGTCATAATCTTTGGATTCAGAAAGGGCACGGCTGGAAGCGCGGCTCAGCCTCAATGTGTTCAACGGCGAAGGCAGCAAACGCCACCAACCTCAGAGAGGCTGAGATGATGAATCAATACTCTGGATCGTAGGGAGTTGTGTGCCCACACCGCGAGCGTTTACAAGACTGCTGTATGTGCCTACTGCTCATACTCAGGATGCAACAGCGATCATAACTGATGCTGAAGGCTCAGGTGCCGCCACCGCCACCTCCAACTGGAAAAACGCTTGTACGTTATCCGCCACGTCTGGGCAGAACGTTGGAAATCGCGGCGCAAAGGCAAACGGTTAAGAGTTCAAGTCTCTCGGGGGTCGGTAATCTGGCCGAGCCAACAAACGCCCAGGGGGACAAGAGTAGGAACTGGAGGCGTTTCCCGGAGTTTGGGACCCAAAGACACCTGAGGGTCGTCCTATTCGGCCCGCCCCGGGCTGTGCGGTGGCCGTCGCCAGGGCCCGGGAGACCCTCAGAGCTCGGAGGCTGCTCCGAACTGGCCGCCGCTGCCGGGCTCGCGGGACCCAGGCCGGCCCCgctcttctctccccacccacGCCGTCCTCTCACTCCGCCTCCCGACCGGCTGGGAAGACGAAGCCCCAGCGGCCGCCGCCCGCGGGCACCGAACGGACGCCAAACGCCTCACGGAGCCGCCCAACAGCCCCTGAGGGGCGACGGCCGCGAGCCCGAAACGCCCCCGGTGGGGCCACGGGAAGCCCTCCGGGGTCCTCGGAAGCCGTCCCCAATCTGGCGGCGCCGAGCGCCGCCGCACTTACCGGGGAAGGGGAAGTGGCCCGAAGAACCTAACTGCCCTCACTCCCTTCAGGGAGCGAACTACCACACTCGAAGGGACCGCCTCGCCGCACCCGCCAGCGCGTTCCGCTACGGCGCTTGCGcgcgcaggccccgcccccaggcgCGCGGGCGGCGCGCGGGGCACGCTGGGGGCGGGAGTTTTCCCGCCGCTGCTGGCGGTGGAGCGGCCGCGACTCTCTGCTCCCCAACGGCCAGCGGCCGGGTGGTTACCTCGTCCACATTTTCTCCACTCAGGACTTCCCCGTCCCAGCCACGCCATCCCAGCAGTTGCTCAGGCCGAAGAATGTGGGGCCAACTCTGTTCTCTTTTTCACACACCCCACTATCAGTCCAGCCATCCGATTGCAAATACATGCAGAATCCAACCGCTTCTTACACTTAGACTTCACCCGCCCGAGCCTCACCACGGTGTTTGCCTGGTTACTGAAGCAGTCGGCTGAATGGTCTCTTGCTCCAACCCTTACCCGCACACCTCTTCGCTATTTATCGGCGCAGCGGCCAGATGTTTGCAGTCCTCACACCCAAACCGGCCAGACTAGCCCTCACTGTTACCTAACCCAAGTTCCTGTGCCCCAGGTCACAgcgagggaaaaaaataaatatagaagtGTCAAGAGTTTAGAGCAGAAAAAGGTTTACTGCTGGGCGAGGAGAAGAACCGGTGGCTTGTGcctaaccccccacccccaactccctgaagggtttcagctgagcatcCTTAAAGGCCAGCTGAGGAAAGGGCTGTGCTATGTGAGCCCAGGATATGTGaccagctgtgcacaattctctggttgatggtgatcaatccgtaggcaccagaaggtctgggggctatgTGCACATGATCGTCAaatagttaacttcttccatttgATGGtgttttttagcatctgaaaaacccaGGAAATACTACCGGAGTAATTCAGAGAGGAGCTCCAGCGCAGAGTATGGGGAGggggtctgtcccgggaaggccccCTAGGGTCCTACTGGGTTACATCACTATAGGGCTTTTGCCTGGTTGTTCCGTTTTCTAGGAAAGATCCCAGTAGCCAGCGGTGCATAAATTTGGGGTCTTCACCCACCTGTCATtttctcagtgaggccttccctAATCACCTCACCCACACTTTCTGTCCTACCCTGGTCACTTAACATACATGAACTTGTCTATCTGCTTCCTGGACTGTAAACTCCCCATGAAGACTGGAGTCTGTATTGTCATTATTTTATCTTGATTCTCCCGTGTCTGGAATTATTCCTGGCAAATCAATACATCTTGAATAAATGACTCTTCCCCAAGCCCGGCGCAGTTGGTAACGACCCTCTTTTCTGTCACAGCActtgggagaaaataaaaataaaatccacaaaaCCACTCATCGTCATTTATCTCAAAAAGCACTTTCCTTAACTGCAAAGTCTCAATTAACATTTCTTTACTTGACTCCTAATTTTCTGGCTATGTTTATTTATCCTTTGATGatgggactggggattgaacccaggacctcacatatgctgagcaggtgctctaccactgagctatatcctcaccACCCTGTGCTTTTAAACATAACTTTATTTACATGCTATAAAATCCATTCACTTTAAGAGTACAATCCAATGGTTTTCAGTAAGTTCATAACCATTTGCAACTATCACCATGATttaagaacatttccatcaccccaaaaagaaacctgtacacatttccctctacccttaaccccaggcaaccactagtctactttctgtctatagatttgccttttctaggcatttcatacaATATGTTGTCTTTTatatctgacttctttcacttagaataatattttcaagatttatccatgttgtagcatgtaatAGTACTTTGTTCCTTCTTAtaactgatttctttttgttgctgacTTTGTTTTAGTATTGAACTTTATGGATTAAAACAACCACCAGTTGATgggtatttggattgtttccactgtTTGACTACTATGAATAACACTGCTGTAACATTCAGAGAGACAAAACACAGAGTGATGACAGAAACAGtgagagatttgaagatgctaaGTTGCTGCATGGGAACATGAAGCAAGGaaccacaaaacaagaaatgtAAGAAATGCTTctctagaaaccagaaaaggcGTTGTGCCCTCAGAGCCTCAGGAAGGAGCCAGCCCTACCAACCAAAACCTTAACAGTATCTCCAAAACACTGATTTTAGGCTCTAACCCCCGTAACTCTACAGGAATCAATCTCTGTTGTTTTAAAGCACtaaatttgtggcaatttgtcacaacagcaataggaaactaatacaaaagTATTTTTGGACAcccaaatttgaatttcatattgaaacatgtcataaaatattgttcttttgatttttttaaccctttaaaaatgttaaaattattctTAGCTTGCAGGCTGTACCGAAACAAGCAGTGGGCCAGATCTGGCCCAATACTAGCACAAGTAATCCATCCCTAGATTAAAGCAATAATACACAATAATACATAGTTTTTATGATGTTTCAAAGTTAAAATACTATTAATGTAATTCATTATGGATAAATGTAACAAAAGCAAATCGAAATAAAACACGAACATTTAAATAGATGCccaaaaagcatttaataaaattttaatgccCTTCCTTCTTTATAAGTtagtatttggaaatattttaatagtgGTTGTTTATCATAAACCGTAATAAACATTTTGCTTAACAGTGAAAAATCAGTAGCATCTTTGATCATCCAGTCTAAAgcagccacccacccaccccactttctctttgtaataattttttatttatcaatCCATAATTGTCCtgcttattaatttatttttcccttgtttACTTCAGTCTTCTTTCAGAAGAGATAGTGACTGTTCATGGCTGTATCTCTAGAACCTAAtaccatgcctggcacatattaagtgcttaataaatacttgttgaataaattctatttgtgatggttaattttatgtttgaACTTGGTTGGGCCAAGGGACCCAGATACGTGATCAAACATTACTCTGGATTTTCTATGAGTGTtgttggatgagattaacattgaaATCAATGGACTtggtaaaattttattctttattgatgtgtagttgatttacaatgttagtttcaggtgtacagcaaagcaattcagttatacatatacacacatgtatgtacatatatttttagattcaaTCCTTTGCTGATTTAGGCACTGTGGGCAAAGTCAAAGGACCAAAGAGATTGGGAGACAGCATTTGAAACAAACATAACAGCAAGAGGTTGAAGTTCATAATACATAAAGAATTGAAACAAATCAgtaagtaaaaatttttaaaaaggaaaatttgacaTCATGGAAAAgtcaaagacaagaaaaaaagatactCGGTTTCACAAGTAATCagggaaatattttgaaaacaatgtTTGTATCCAAATAGACAAAAGtgtaaaagataaatattatccGGTGTTGTTGAATATATAGGTACATGAGATTTGAAGACCCTAGTAATGGGAGTCTAGTTTATatagtctctttctgttttgctttatcgataaaaattttaagttatccACAGTGTTCGCAGCAGGCAGCCTTCTTTTTGAGAGAgctgaaaattagaaataatccTTCTTATGTAGTAGAAAGGATGGAGAAGATGAATTATGGCTCTAACCTACAAGTTTATGGATCCAAAAATGTCTGTAAATCTACTTTTATAACAGTGGTTCTATTGAGAAGATAGGGattggaagaagttgatttttttgttattgtgagcctatattacttttgaaattttatgagaaataaaatttcattttgaaataattatatattcatgGGAAGTTACCAAGAGTCTGCACAGGGAGATTCTTTATACTTTGCATTCAGTATCCCCAAAGGTAACGTCTTGCACACCTCTAGAATAGTATCAAACCAGGAGTTTGACATTGTACAATTCACAGAGCTTATTCAGATTTCATCAGCCATACCTGCATTCATATCTGCGTGTGTGTAGTTCCATGTAGCTTTATCACATGTGTATAGCTATGTAACCAcctttataa
This window encodes:
- the TEX30 gene encoding testis-expressed protein 30 isoform X1 is translated as MSHTEVKLKIPFGNRLLDAVCLVPNKSLTYGIILTHGASGDMNLPHLMSLASHLASHGFFCLRFTCKGLNIVHRIKAYKSVLNYLKTSGEYRLAGVFLGGRSMGSRAAASVMCHIEPDDADDFVRGLICISYPLHHPKQQHKLRDEDLFRIKDPVLFVSGSADEMCEKNLLEKVAQKMQAPNKIHWIEKANHSMAVKGRSTNDVFREINTQILFWIQEITERDKK
- the TEX30 gene encoding testis-expressed protein 30 isoform X2: MNLPHLMSLASHLASHGFFCLRFTCKGLNIVHRIKAYKSVLNYLKTSGEYRLAGVFLGGRSMGSRAAASVMCHIEPDDADDFVRGLICISYPLHHPKQQHKLRDEDLFRIKDPVLFVSGSADEMCEKNLLEKVAQKMQAPNKIHWIEKANHSMAVKGRSTNDVFREINTQILFWIQEITERDKK